One Penicillium oxalicum strain HP7-1 chromosome III, whole genome shotgun sequence genomic region harbors:
- a CDS encoding Splicing factor U2AF-associated protein 2, giving the protein MRSPHFPQTSNAIRFPIVASRPHIQRNLLENPTPRLRQRPTLSPEMASTGLDKDAGNAPAFPQDPADFDSDPRISFSKIDDKFILETEDGQEYEYDTGIKRWVQKIDEELLRQQQEAYKVEGVDDGENVHPRDKKRKLPDGQNREGKAKKPRVNHAVWVTGLPLDAERDEIEESFSRWGVIAREIDSGAPRVKMYYDENGKFKGEALVVYFRPESVALAIQMADETSLRGPTPLSGGADSMRVQAAELSFKSQVDKPDKPSGRDRRKIQERTNELNSLLTDWDDDDPSQKVRAVTNQDRTVVLKHLFTLEELKDDVEAILDIKEDVRTECAKIGEVTNVVLYDQEPEGVVTVKFAQAEDARECVARLNGRFFGGDRIEAYVNTTGEKFKKMNERKAALEDMVERGIDAEDDEENERLKEFGDWLENDK; this is encoded by the exons ATGCGAAGTCCACACTTTCCTCAGACGTCCAATGCCATTCGCTTCCCAATAGTCGCTTCGCGACCACACATCCAGCGCAACCTCCTTGAAAATCCTACACCTCGGCTCCGACAACGACCAACCCTTTCTCCGGAAATGGCTTCGACAGGCCTTGACAAGGACGCCGGGAACGCGCCCGCGTTCCCCCAGGACCCAGCGGATTTTGATAGCGATCCCCGGATTTCCTTTTCAAAAATCGACGACAAGTTCATTCTGGAAACGGAGGATGGCCAGGAATACGAATATGATACTGGTATTAAACGCTGGGTGCAGAAG ATCGATGAAGAACTCCTCAGACAACAGCAGGAGGCCTACAAGGTCGAGGGAGTTGATGACGGGGAGAACGTTCACCCGCGCGATAAGAAGCGAAAGCTACCAGACGGCCAG AATAGAGAAGGCAAAGCGAAAAAGCCCCGAGTGAACCATGCCGTCTGGGTCACCGGTCTTCCACTCGATGCCGAACGGGACGAGATTGAAGAAAGCTTTTCTCGTTGGGGAGTCATCGCACGAGAGATTGACAGCGGGGCTCCGCGGGTCAAAATGTATTACGACGAGAATGGGAAGTTCAAAGGCGAGGCCCTGGTGGTCTACTTCCGGCCAGAATCTGTCGCTCTGGCCATTCAAATGGCTGATGAGACATCACTGCGCGGGCCGACTCCTCTTTCAGGAGGCGCGGACTCCATGCGAGTTCAGGCGGCCGAGTTATCCTTCAAAAGCCAAGTCGACAAGCCAGACAAGCCGAGCGGTCGCGACCGGCGCAAGATTCAGGAGCGAACCAATGAATTAAATAG TTTGTTGACCGATTGGGATGACGATGACCCCAGCCAAAAAGTTCGTGCCGTCACCAATCAAGATAGGACTGTGGTGTTAAAACATCTGTTCACGCTAGAGGAATTGAAA GATGATGTTGAAGCGATTCTGGATATCAAAGAAGACGTTCGGACCGAATGCGCCAAGATTGGGGAAGTCACGAATGTTGTCCTGTACGACCAGGAGCCCGAAGGAGTTGTCACTGTCAAATTCGCGCAAGCCGAGGATGCTCGAGAATGCGTTGCC CGCTTGAATGGTCGATTCTTTGGCGGTGATCGCATTGAAGCTTATGTGAATACCACGGGCGAGAAGTTTaagaagatgaatgagcGAAAAGCCGCTCTCGAGGACATGGTCGAGCGAGGTATCGAcgccgaggatgacgaagagaACGAGCGGCTCAAAGAGTTTGGAGATTGGTTAGAAAACGATAAATAA
- a CDS encoding Ammonium transporter 1, translating into MSAYPVPYNGTISTGGDSLTEDLNIYYNAGDIAWVVTSSALVLLMIPGVGFFYSGLARRKSALSLIWLSIMSVGVISFQWFFWGYSLAFSHTAGSFIGDLANFGMKDVLAAPSVGGTKVPDLLFAIFQGMFAAITVALAVGAVAERGRMLPCIIFMFVWSTVIYDPIACWTWNSSGWVFKLGGLDFAGGTPVHIASGSAALAYSLMLGKRRGHGTHELNYRPHNVTHVVIGTVFLWVGWFGFNAGSALSANLRAVMAAVVTNLAASVGGVTWCLLDYRLERKWSTVGFCSGVIAGLVAITPGSGYVTPWAAFVFGVVGAIACNYATKLKFLLQVDDALDIFAVHGIGGLVGNLLTGLFAADYIAHLDGATTIPGGWINHNWIQLGYQLADSVTGFAYSFVGTCIILFIMNLIPGLSLRAPEEDEIMGIDDAEIGEFAYDYVEVTRDIINGVEGSDAGSKRTMTPTGEHGTTIDTKA; encoded by the exons ATGTCGGCGTATCCAGTGCCTTACAATGGCACCATCAGCACGGGGGGAGACTCGTTGACAGAGGATTTGAACATTTATTACAAT GCGGGTGACATTGCGTGGGTTGTGACCTCATCTgccttggtcttgttgatgatTCCCGGTGTAGG CTTCTTCTATTCCGGTCTCGCGCGCCGCAAGTCGGCCTTGTCTCTGATATGGCTGTCTATAATGTCAGTTGGTGTGATCTCATTCCAGTGGTTTTTCTGGGGATACTCTTTGGCCTTCTCCCACACAGCTGGAAGTTTCATTGGTGATCTGGCGAACTTTGGCATGAAGGATGTGTTGGCGGCACCCTCCGTCGGCGGTACCAAGGTGCCAGATCTTCTATTCGCCATCTTCCAGGGCATGTTTGCTGCAATTAC TGTCGCTCTTGCCGTCGGTGCCGTAGCGGAGCGTGGCCGCATGCTGCCCTGTATTATCTTCATGTTCGTCTGGTCCACCGTTATCTACGACCCAATTGCCTGCTGGACCTGGAACTCTTCTGGTTGGGTCTTCAAGCTGGGTGGTCTCGACTTTGCTGGCGGTACCCCTGTCCATATCGCTTCTGGCTCTGCTGCTCTCGCCTACTCCTTGATGCTGGGTAAGCGTCGTGGTCATGGCACTCACGAGCTCAACTACCGCCCTCACAATGTGACTCACGTCGTGATTGGTACTGTCTTCCTTTGGGTTGGCTGGTTTGGCTTCAACGCTGGCTCCGCCCTGTCAGCAAACTTACGTGCTGTCATGGCTGCTGTGGTGACCAACCTGGCCGCCTCTGTTGGTGGTGTCACCTGGTGCCTGCTTGATTACCGCCTGGAGCGCAAGTGGTCTACTGTCGGATTCTGCTCCGGCGTCATTGCTGGTCTTGTCGCTATCACGCCAGGCTCAGGCTACGTCACTCCTTGGGCTGCATTTGTCTTCGGCGTTGTCGGTGCCATTGCCTGCAACTATGCCACCAAGTTGAAGTTCCTGCTTCAGGTTGACGATGCCTTGGATATCTTTGCCGTCCACGGGATTGGCGGTCTTGTTGGTAACCTTTTGACTGGTCTCTTTGCCGC CGATTACATTGCGCACTTGGATGGTGCCACTACGATTCCGGGTGGCTGGATCAACCACAACTGGATTCAACTGGGCTACCAGCTTGCTGACTCGGTCACTGGATTCGCCTACTCCTTTGTCGGCACTTGTATCATTCTATTCATCATGAACCTCATTCCGGGCTTGAGCCTACGTGCCCctgaggaggatgagattATGGGCATTGATGACGCCGAGATTGGCGAGTTCGCC TATGATTATGTTGAGGTGACTCGCGATATCATTAATGGAGTTGAGGGCAGCGATGCTGGTTCCAAGCGTACTATGACTCCCACTGGAGAGCACGGCACGACCATTGACACCAAGGCTTGA
- a CDS encoding Serine/threonine-protein kinase SSK22, which translates to MEIPDIVSHDSDGSGSSDEFPSQYPLRGNSTFGETFIDGSQVQTPATTITSSPPSLATSLGGSWCSTPTSRPRGTSVGPASVVLDKVDTHGMPGELRPQRPSAPARTPSNTYAPQRRPPQYISLQNDRQRSSSTKRGARRDPNAQYRAQEKAYVQRIRANPQAWYHHFDDMQPPNAMPGDADLEDPSPSSEVPFDDDSYDPDTQLFLPDDNLPTIEELKNPKNQERLEWHSMLASVLKGDVVRQEKQRLIDSTESKRSAALGHALWIGVRARTCGRSIALQRKLIDDSRAQLGPLIEEIINFQIKGETEIGKPPRKQVEDVVAKVEKCEVLYSTSKEMEAANPRTASEEFYSSRAAIFAWHNITALINTELAVLQSWVGNDALDFSQPRTIYEHSELSEDSSFLDRIMKEDGLKTLQGDHTFAARHLPPYIEELLTLINFPSRLIQEIIRVRLSYAKNMKDPAQQSPILVDQMISQFQILMRVATQIKQRYLEISRPEPGWDLPPCVDENFDSVVLDAMKYYFRILNWKLNANKNTFKEAEILEQEWEFSYVMVARSKMVTLKLPNNSGIALTAKSLQRLMIHFERELVPRANESVADMDKRYKSILDSTRIRQRKLYRFSKFLCQLFENATEYNLTTDIAYEFFEALLVSDHFLVTSPTSVGQKGVYLIAHHSLWNRPADIQAILATSFREDESTKDGPHIPYVLVIRPEKPIAWAGKEMKVDFLEQPTDVRLGKLRLVVEGMQERLQNARMELAQLTGIQLDMAIEQRANLGRVNVELNKIKKISFKLSMAIMDSVAVIKDQLREKTWENNDLIQACYAFATEFGKRSSNYVDANRRAMNSARLVELSLDWVSFICDECDAADRKTFKWAVAALEFAMAITTSRHLLSMYEEEFSRLRSKVAGCMSLLISHFDIMGARSSLAAQAEKQRIEERAGHRKVGAGRILSDEEASKLVREQWLARLTEIEDRRQETKRQALGRVLEGSDEADRSLTVLSSSATNVTLRWQQGQFIGGGTFGSVYVAINLDSNYLMAVKEIRLQDPQLIPKIAQQIRDEMGVLEVLDHPNIVSYHGIEVHRDKVYIFMEYCSGGSLASLLEHGRIEDETVIMVYALQLLEGLAYLHQAGIVHRDIKPENILLDHNGIIKYVDFGAAKIIARTGRTVAPVDGPSGGMLAKDNQMTNQMASQRGKNQKTTTGTPMYMSPEVIRGDTSDLVNRQGAVDIWSLGCVILEMATGRRPWSTLDNEWAIMYNIAQGNTPALPTQDQLSDIGIDFVRRCFECDPLQRPTAAELLQHEWIVSIRQQVVVEPPTPGSEAGYSSSTSSMSRQSSTYA; encoded by the exons ATGGAGATCCCTGATATCGTGAGCCATGATTCAGATGGCTCGGGCTCCTCGGACGAATTTCCCTCTCAGTATCCGCTGAGAGGAAACTCAACCTTTGGGGAGACCTTCATCGACGGGTCTCAGGTGCAGACACCGGCCACCACAATCACCTCATCGCCTCCGTCACTCGCCACTAGTTTGGGAGGATCATGGTGCAGCACTCCCACAAGCCGTCCTCGGGGAACGAGCGTTGGGCCAGCCTCGGTGGTCTTGGACAAAGTCGATACCCATGGCATGCCGGGAGAATTGCGACCACAACGACCCTCCGCTCCAGCGAGAACACCCTCGAACACATACGCCCCCCAACGTCGTCCACCTCAATACATCAGTCTGCAGAACGACCGGCAACGGTCGTCGTCAACGAAGAGAGGTGCCCGGCGTGATCCCAACGCACAGTATCGCGCCCAGGAGAAGGCCTACGTGCAACGGATTCGGGCCAATCCCCAGGCTTGGTATCACCACTTCGACGACATGCAGCCTCCCAACGCGATGCCCGGTGATGCTGATCTCGAAGatccctccccctcatctGAAGTCCCCTTCGACGACGACTCATATGACCCCGACACTCAACTGTTCCTCCCCGATGATAATCTGCCAACGATCGAAGAGCTCAAGAACCCGAAGAATCAGGAGCGGCTAGAATGGCACTCTATGCTGGCATCTGTGCTCAAGGGTGATGTGGTCAGGCAGGAAAAACAGCGGTTGATTGATTCCACAGAATCGAAGCGATCGGCTGCTCTGGGCCATGCCCTGTGGATTGGCGTGCGTGCCAGGACGTGTGGTCGAAGCATCGCCCTGCAGCGAAAATTGATCGATGATTCTCGTGCTCAGCTCGGGCCCCTCATTGAAGAGATTATCAACTTCCAAATCAAAGGTGAGACAGAAATTGGTAAGCCGCCGAGGAAGCAGGTCGAGGATGTGGTTGCCAAAGTCGAGAAATGCGAAGTTCTCTATTCCACCTCGAAGGAAATGGAAGCTGCAAACCCTCGCACGGCTTCGGAGGAGTTCTACTCTAGCCGTGCAGCCATCTTCGCCTGGCACAATATCACAGCCTTGATCAACACCGAGCTGGCTGTCTTGCAAAGCTGGGTGGGCAACGATGCCCTCGACTTTAGCCAACCAAGAACGATATACGAGCATAGTGAACTGTCGGAAGATTCGTCATTCCTGGATCGCATCATGAAGGAGGATGGCTTGAAGACTCTTCAGGGAGATCACA CGTTCGCGGCCCGGCATCTGCCGCCGTATATTGAAGAACTGTTGACGCTGATCAATTTCCCCTCACGTTTGATCCAAGAAATCATTCGAGTGCGATTGTCGTACGCGAAGAACATGAAGGATCCGGCCCAGCAGTCTCCCATTCTGGTGGATCAGATGATCTCCCAGTTTCAGATTCTGATGCGAGTGGCCACGCAGATCAAGCAACGGTACTTGGAAATTTCACGCCCCGAGCCAGGCTGGGATCTGCCTCCTTGTGTTGATGAGAATTTTGATTCGGTGGTTCTGGATGCTATGAAATACTACTTCCGAATCCTGAACTGGAAGTTGAATGCAAACAAAAATACCTTCAAAGAGGCGGAAATCCTGGAGCAAGAGTGGGAGTTCTCTTATGTCATGGTCGCCAGATCGAAAATGGTGACATTGAAGTTGCCGAACAATTCAGGTAT TGCTTTAACCGCCAAGTCACTCCAGCGACTCATGATTCACTTTGAGCGTGAGCTTGTTCCTAGAGCAAATGAGAGTGTTGCCGACATGGATAAACGCTACAAAAGTATTCTGGACTCGACACGTATTCGTCAACGCAAGCTGTATCGATTCTCAAAGTTCTTGTGTCAATTGTTTGAAAATGCTACCGAATACAACCTCACAACGGACATTGCATATGAATTCTTTGAAGCGCTTCTCGTCTCCGATCACTTCCTTGTCACGTCACCCACCTCCGTCGGTCAGAAGGGTGTTTACCTCATTGCTCATCATTCCTTGTGGAATCGACCAGCTGACATCCAAGCTATCCTGGCCACCTCCTTCCGTGAAGACGAGTCCACCAAGGACGGCCCACACATCCCATACGTCCTCGTCATTCGGCCCGAGAAGCCCATCGCGTGGGCTGGTaaggagatgaaggttgACTTCCTAGAGCAGCCTACTGATGTTCGTCTGGGCAAGCTCCGTCTTGTCGTTGAAGGCATGCAGGAACGCCTGCAGAATGCTAGGATGGAGCTGGCTCAACTGACTGGGATCCAATTGGACATGGCTATTGAGCAACGCGCTAACCTGGGCCGGGTCAATGTGGAGctgaacaagatcaagaagataTCTTTCAAGCTTTCCATGGCCATCATGGATAGTGTGGCTGTCATCAAGGATCAGCTTCGGGAAAAGACCTGGGAAAACAACGATCTGATCCAGGCCTGCTACGCATTTGCTACCGAGTTTGGTAAACGCTCAAGCAATTATGTCGATGCCAACCGACGGGCGATGAACAGTGCTCGTCTGGTGGAATTATCGCTGGATTGGGTCTCCTTCATCTGCGATGAGTGCGACGCCGCGGACCGAAAGACCTTCAAGTGGGCAGTAGCGGCGCTTGAATTCGCCATGGCAATTACTACGAGTCGGCATTTACTTTCGATGTACGAGGAGGAGTTCAGCCGCCTGCGTTCCAAGGTCGCGGGGTGCATGTCTCTGCTCATCTCCCACTTCGATATTATGGGTGCTCGGTCGTCTCTCGCGGCGCAGGCGGAGAAACAACGTATCGAAGAGCGTGCTGGCCACCGCAAGGTTGGCGCTGGACGTATCCTGAGTGACGAGGAGGCTTCGAAGCTTGTGCGCGAACAATGGCTTGCTCGTTTGACGGAAATTGAAGACCGAAGACAGGAGACCAAACGTCAAGCACTCGGTAGGGTCCTCGAGGGCTCTGACGAAGCCGACCGGTCGCTGACAGTGCTGTCATCTTCTGCCACCAATGTCACTCTGCGTTGGCAGCAAGGCCAGTTCATCGGTGGCGGCACATTCGGCTCCGTTTATGTGGCTATCAACCTCGACAGCAATTATCTGATGGCTGTCAAGGAGATTCGTTTGCAGGATCCTCAGCTGATCCCCAAGATTGCGCAGCAAATCCGTGACGAAATGGGTGTTCTGGAAGTCTTGGATCATCCCAACATTGTGTCTTACCATGGTATCGAGGTTCACCGCGACAAGGTTTACATCTTCATGGAGTACTGTTCAGGAGGCTCTCTCGCAAGTCTGCTGGAACACGGCCGCATTGAAGATGAAACCGTCATCATGGTGTACGCACTGCAACTTCTTGAGGGTCTGGCATACCTGCACCAGGCAGGCATCGTGCATCGGGATATCAAACCCGAAAACATCCTGCTGGACCACAACGGCATCATCAAATATGTGGACTTTGGTGCCGCCAAAATAATCGCTCGTACCGGCCGTACAGTAGCACCGGTGGACGGACCAAGCGGTGGCATGCTCGCCAAGGACAACCAGATGACCAACCAGATGGCCAGCCAGCGAGGCAAGAACCAGAAAACGACCACAGGTACCCCGATGTACATGTCTCCGGAAGTCATCCGTGGCGATACCTCGGACCTCGTCAATCGACAAGGGGCCGTTGACATCTGGTCACTGGGATGTGTCATTCTTGAAATGGCAACCGGTCGCCGTCCCTGGTCTACCCTCGACAATGAGTGGGCGATTATGTATAACATCGCCCAAGGTAACACGCCGGCTCTACCTACGCAGGATCAACTCAGCGACATTGGCATTGACTTTGTGCGTCGCTGCTTCGAGTGCGATCCTCTGCAACGACCCACTGCCGCTGAGTTGCTTCAGCACGAGTGGATCGTCTCCATTCGCCAGCAGGTCGTCGTGGAACCTCCGACTCCCGGTAGTGAAGCTGGCTACAGCAGCTCCACTAGCTCTATGAGTCGTCAAAGCTCGACCTACGCGTGA
- a CDS encoding Glucose-induced degradation protein 4: protein MPTPSDRRQNSIAEVISTRTCPPELDRLSDWRDSPEPTISPGEIVDDPLTPASALAPALGRSEDGSALLASDPLRVESKISGTPDAETAARERSSSPWDRGAGSQSPVIPSNSSLLRYEFSNVRLLPNYSSSFLRSGSKFVGKQMSDKQEYNVDVEIIHVDMAESYLCGYLRIQGLTEDHPTLTTFFEGEIIGTKHTFQTRNEQWGANEKIDIHHWSRFPAWKPLAKQAKRTDFTYRNFAQREHVFMRWKEYFLVPDHRVRTISGASFEGFYYICFNQIEGSVSGVYFHAKSERFQQLELKHVEDHGCAPAVEFR, encoded by the exons ATGCCAACACCGAGTGACCGTCGCCAAAACTCGATCGCCGAGGTGATCTCCACCCGAACGTGTCCGCCGGAATTGGATCGTCTCTCAGATTGGAGAGACTCTCCAGAGCCTACGATCTCACCCGGCGAGATTGTAGACGATCCTCTGACTCCCGCCAGTGCCCTAGCACCCGCGCTGGGTCGCTCCGAAGATGGCAGCGCGCTCTTGGCGTCTGATCCGCTGAGAGTGGAGAGCAAGATAAGTGGCACGCCGGACGCTGAAACCGCTGCACGCGAGCGATCGAGTTCACCCTGGGATCGTGGCGCTGGGAGCCAGTCGCCAGTGATACCCTCAAACTCGTCACTGCTGCGCTACGAATTCTCTAATGTCCGG CTCTTGCCGAATTACTCGTCCTCATTTCTTCGCTCTGGTAGCAAATTTGTGGGCAAGCAAATGTCCGATAAGCAAGAATACAACGTAGATGTCGAAATCATCCATGTGGACATGGCCGAGTCATATCTATGTGGCTACCTTCGCATTCAAG GTCTGACTGAAGATCACCCCACTTTGACCACCTTTTTTGAAGGGGAAATCATCGGCACCAAGCACACATTTCAGACCCGAAACGAGCAATGGGGCGCCAACGAGAAAATAGATATCCACCACTGGTCCCGATTTCCTGCCTGGAAGCCGCTTGCCAAACAGGCCAAGCGAACTGATTTTACATATCGAAACTTTGCCCAGCGCGAGCACGTGTTCATGCGATGGAAAGAGTACTTCCTCGTTCCGGATCATCGTGTTCGGACCATCTCTGGAGCCAGCTTCGAGGGATTCTACTACATCTGCTTCAATCAAATTGAAGGATCTGTCAGCGGTGTTTATTTCCATGCAAAAAGCGAGCG ATTCCAACAACTTGAACTGAAACATGTTGAAGATCATGGATGTGCCCCAGCGGTCGAGTTTCGCTAA
- a CDS encoding Protein mago nashi, with product MSTNDTFYLRYYSGHSGRFGHEFLEFDFRTIADGSSAAVRYANNSNYRNDSLIRKEMCVSSAMIEEIKRIIKQSEILKEDDSKWPQKNKDGRQELEIRLGNEHISFETAKIGSLVDVTESADPEGLRVFYYLVQDLKALVFSLISLHFKIKPI from the exons ATGTCGACAAACGACACCTTCTACCTTCGCTACTA CTCCGGTCACTCCGGGCGCTTCGGCCACGAGTTTCTCG AATTCGACTTCCGAACAATCGCAGACGGTAGTAGCGCTGCTGTGCGATACGCGAATAACTCCAATTACCGCAATGACTCCCTCATCCGCAAAGAGA TGTGTGTGAGCTCCGCCATGATCGAGGAAATCAAACGCATTATCAAGCAGAGTGAAATCCTGAA GGAGGACGACTCAAAATGGCcacaaaaaaacaaggacGGTCGCCAAGAGCTGGAAATCCGACTGGGCAACGAACACATCTCTTTTGAG ACCGCGAAAATCGGCTCGTTGGTCGATGTGACTGAATCGGCTGACCCTGAGGGTCTTCGCGTGTTCTATTACTTGGTGCAGGATCTCAAAGCACTTGTGTTCTCCCTCATCTCTCTGCACTTCAAG ATCAAACCCatttga